DNA sequence from the Methanoculleus horonobensis genome:
AAGGATAGATCGACTTGTATTCTACATAGCTCTGAATAGGGGATTCCTCGTTTCCCGGCGGCAGATTCTCCGGCTCTTCAGATGCGGAGGCGGAGACGGGTATGGAGCAGGATAGCAGTGAGATGACTGCTATGAGCCAGCATACCGTAAAATAGCGAAAAGCAGTTATTATGAGGGACATGCAATTGCCTCTGGCCGCAGTGTGGATACAATATCTATTATAAATAATTTGCCAGAAATCCGGGTACTCAATATCGATTTGGGATTGATTAGTGATCTATTATTTTCAGGCCGGCCGATCGCCAGTTTATTTGGCATTTCCTCGAAGATACCGGTCGACGGGCAGTACAACTGCATAAAATGGCGTTCAGTAATGTCCGTACATCACGTCCCATTCATGTAGGATAGTATTATATTGTGGGGTATATATTGTGGGCCGGTGATGATCGGCGTGACCAGAATTTGCCATATTGCCGGACTGCTTCTTCTCATGGCCATGATCTCCGTAATCGTTCAGGGGTCGCCGACCGATGAAACCGGCGATATTTCTCCGATTGACAGTCGTGACCCGGCATCGTCGACGGATCCCGGGACCGGAGAAAATTTAGGCGGCCCGCAGATAATGCAGATAACTAACCGCACAGGAGACCAGTATTTTCCACGCGTGTCAGATAACTGGATAATATGGATAGAAAATGAAAGTGAAGGCACCATGGGCCTGTACTTATACGATATTGCAAACAGGTCCGAGAGACGAATTGTGGACTGTTCCCCTTTTCGTACGATACCGGTGATATCCGGCAACTGGATCGGCTGGGTTGAGTCCCGAAACGACTCTTCCGGTCAGTATCTTCCATGTGTCTGCGTGTATAGCATTTCGGACGATGGAATCACTCAGGTTACCAGGTACCCCGCCATGCCGTCGCAGACAAGCATATCACGTTCTTCAATGTTCGACCTCATATCGACGCTGGATATCTCAGACAATGGGATCGTCTGGCATGATAGAAGAAACGGAAACATGGATATCTACTACGCCAACCTGACATCCGGGGAGGAACAACAGATCACTTCCTCACCTGCCGATCAGACATCTCCGTCGGCCTCTGGTGATTTGATAGTCTGGGCAGAGAAGATCGAGGGGGAATATAGCAATATCCACCTCTACAACCTGACCTCGGGTGATCTGAAGCGAATTACCGATTACCCTGCCGTGCGAACAGATCAGGTTGTCTCAGGAGATCACGTCGTCTGGGCACAGGTAAGACTTTCGGATTACGATATCTGCTGCTACAATATCTCTTCGGGCAATACAACCTGGATTACATCTGAATCAACAGATCAGCGCTGGCCAAAGCTCTCCGGCGATCTCATCGTCTGGTCCGATAACCGAAGCGGGAACGGTACCGAAATTTACACATACGATCTCTCGGAACAGACCGAAACACAGGTCACAAACAACAGTATCGACAAAGTCCAGGCAGATATCGACGGGAGCAACATTGCCTGGATGGAAAACCGGACCGGTCATTATGCTGTTACCCTGTGCTCACTGGGGAATAGATCAAACACCAAACCCCGGGCATACGCGGTTCAGGTAAACTCCATTCCCCAGGGGGCCGACATCTATGTGAACGGAGAGGTTCGGGGGCGTACGCCGTCGACCCTGCAGTTCGATCAATCCGGAAGTCACCCTATCGAGATCGTAAAGAAAGGATTCAAGCCGTATACTGCGACGCTCAATGTCACCGGTTCCATGGATTACGTGGCAAATCTCCAGCGTGAGGGGGGCACCGCACCGGGTGCCCCTCTACCGGTACTGATGACCGTAACCGTAGACTCGGTCCCGAGAGGTGCAAACGTCTCAATAGATGGAGTGCATCTTGGAGAGACATTGCTTACCATGGACGGACTGCCTGTCAGGGACTATACGCTTGAGGTAACACGTGAGGGTTATCAGCCAAACAGCACGACCGTGAATTCGTCGGAGCCCGTCAACGTCACCCTGATGCCTCAGGAAACGAACGAGATAGATGGAGACGGACTTATGTGAAGAGAAGCATGCGCCCGAAAGACAGGGGATCCCATGCCTCTCTTAACCGGCCGCTGGAGCGGATAGCCGTTGCAGTCACCCTCTCTGTCCTCGTTTTTGTAATCTATTTCGGATTCAGCACAACTACTCCTTACTATTCCCTCTCGGAACTGCATGGTGTCGTTGCCCTCGCTTCGCAGAGCGGAGCAATAGGATTCCAGCTCATCGGTCTCCGGTACCTTGTTTCCCGGGGAGACAGAGTATTCAAGGATGAATTTCCATCAATTCCCTGCCATCGGGGAGATGCTTGTCCGCATATGACAATGAAACTGACACTGCACAGGAATACACATTTTATCAGGTTTATTGCAGCATTTCTTTCGCCGTTTATCATCATCGAATTCGTCAATTTCCTTATAGGGAACAAAAGTTTTCTCTATCTCGTGAGCCCATCGTTGTCGAGCATCTTATTTGATATTTTCAACTACGGGGTAACATTCGTCAATTACTTTTTGCTTGGAACGATTTTATGGATCCTTTTTAGTGCCGTATCGATGATCGGAGAGATCGGAAGCGCCGAATATGGATTACACGATGCTGTCGATGTCTACTGTCCGGATCGGATCGGAGGCCTTTCCCCGGTTAAGAAGTACCTATTTAGCATCCTCTATCTGTTTCTGGCAAGCGTTGCGCTGCTGATGATGGGCAACATCCCTCTACTCTTAATGCTGGAGAGCATGATTCGTTTTCTTGGCGCCGGATTGTATCTACCCTTCTTCAACATTATTGCTGGCCTCTGTATACTCATACTTCTGTCATTTTTAGGGACTATCCTGACGATTACCGGATTGAATCGACTCTGTTCCATCTGCCTGAAAAGTCTTGAAGACAGAATCAAGTACATAAACGCGAGATACGATGATATCCAGAAAAGGCTCCTCTCCATCCCGCTAGATGAGTTATATGGATCGGAAGGAGAGGTCGGCAATCTAAGATCGACCATCGACACCTTCGGCACCGAGAGGGAGAGACTGCTGCAGTGGCATTCACGTTGTAGCGGGGTCAATGCCGGGACGACGATCCGGCTCTTCGTGGCATATATTCCGCCGCTTGTAGCAACAGCGTTCCAGTTGTTGCAGTTATTCCCTCGATAGAACCCGGGCCCGGGGCAAAAAGTGAGGATCAGAAGTATGAACCGCCCTTCTCGAAGGCTTCCCGCCGCTCGCGTGCCATCTGCGCCAGCCGCTCCTCCACCTCCGGGACGCCGAGGACGTAGCCCTTCCAGAGGTCGGTGTAGGGCTCCTCGGGCACGACGATGATCCCCTTATGCTCCGCGACCCGGTCGAGGATGAGCGCCGCCGCTTTATCGGCGGGATACGCGTCGTCGGGGATCCGCAGTTCGCCCCGGGCCTGTCCGTCGATACCCTTGTTGAAGATCGGGGTGGCGATGTTCGCCGGGCAGATCGTCGAGAAGTAGAGCCCTTTATCCGCATACTCGTACTTCAGGCACTCGGTGAGGCCGGTGACGCCGTACTTCGTCAGGGAGTAGAGCGCCTGGAACGGAGGCGGAACGATGCCCGCTATCGAGCTGGTGTTCACGACGTGCCCGAATCCCTGTTTGAGCATGATCGGGACGGCGGCATGGACGCCGTAGACGACGCTCCAGATGTTGGTATCGATGATCGCCTTCCAGTCCTCGAGGGTGGCCATCTCGAACGGGATGGTTCCCCCGACGCCTGCGTTGTTGAAGAGGAGATCCAGCCTGCCCGCCTCTGCCGCCGTACCTTCGATGCCCTTCTGCACCTCTTCCTGCTTCGTCACGTCCATGACAAGCGGGCGTGCCCGGCCTCCGTATGCGGCGAGCTGCCCCGCGGCCGCAACGACCTTCTCCCGGCTGCGGCCGGCCATGTAGACGGTTGCCCCCCGCTTCAGGAGCTCTTCGCTGATCGCGTACCCGATCCCGGAGTTCGCGCCGGTGACGATGCAGATCTTGCCCGTATAGTAATTAGAATCCATGATCCTCACCTGCCCTTACTCGATGACCCTCGCGCCCATCGCACGGAGGATGGCCCTTCCCTCGACCATTACCCCCTGCGTCACCCGCTTTATCGGCAGGGCCGCGAGGCTGTTGACGATGTAGTACTGGGCCGGACTCTGCATCGGGGTCAGTTCTGTCCATTTCAGGCTGCCCTTTCCGACCTCTGCCGTCTCGACCTCCATGCCCTGGGGGTAGAGGACGAACTGGGAGAGTTCCGCTCCCGGAGCCCCGACCTTCGGGATGTACCGCCACCCGAGGGTGTTCATGGTGAGGAACTGCGACTTCAGGGCATCGAGATCCCGCCCGGTGATCGATCCTGTCGCCTCGAAGTTCATGTTGAGGAAGGTGTTCCCCTCGTAGCTGACGGTCGTCGCGTAGTGGGGCCGGACGATATGCAGGTCTTCGATATCCGCATAGATCTTCGGGATGCCGGTCTGCTCCCGCCCCCCGAGGATGGGTGCGGTCTTGTTCTCCCAGACCACCAGCGTGTAGGCGCCGTCGAGTTCGTCCTTCTTCCCGTGGAACCGGACCGGCGCCGAGACGTTGATCAGGTTGTACTGGCCGCCGTGCATCCAGTTGATCTCGGTGAATTTGTTGAACGCGACCTGCACCTCGGGCGCCAGGAGTTCGAATCCCTCGGGGATGTAGTTCTCGAGGAGGTCTCTCTCGGTCTCGAAACTGATGACGAGACCGGCTGCCTTCTGCGTGACCAGCGTCTCCGGGTCGAATTTGCCGCCTCCGAAGTGAACCGGCATCAAGTAGGTAAAATCGTCCTGTGGTCGGAACATAATGTTCTCCAATATGGAGCATATCATCCTATTGAGCATATACTTTTTGAATCGTGCTTCTCCCGCATCCGATTTAGAAAATAAATCATCTAATGGAGCGATACTTAGAACGACCGGCGATTTCAACGACTCTCATCAGCGCCATAACGATCGCAGATCGGCGGCGAGCTCCGCCTTCAATGCGGCAGGGGCTCAACCGGAGCAGGAATAGATACCTATATAAATATCCTGGATGCAGATCAGAGCATTTACTCGATCAACGCCATTAATCCATCTGTTGCCGGATAGAACCGCGGAGATACAATCATGGAACGTACCAGCCAGCCGGGAGAGAAGACCGGGGCCATTACAAGAGCAGAGTCCGACCTCTCCCTCGAGGTCGTCATCCTGCTCGTCTTCGGGGTCTTCATGTCCCTCTTCGGCCTGCTGCTCTTCAGGATTCAGACGGGAGAACTGCCGTATGCCCCCGACAGCACCTACGGACTCTTTCTCGTGATCGTCTCGTTCCAGGTAATCACGATGGGGAAGACCCCGTTCGGCGACCTCCGGCGCTCGTGGGCGGTCATCCTTCTCGGGGTCGGCACGGCGGTCGTCGGGATGGCCGCCTGCTTCATCCCCGGGCTGCTGGCCGGGCCGGTTCGCATCCTCGTCGGAATACTGCTCTTTGCCGGGGGGGCCGCACTCCTCGCGCAGTTGTTCCTCTCCAGAGATAAGGCCCGGCTGTGGCTGAAAGTCCCGGGGATTCTCCGGCACCTGACGATCGCCTGCATCATCGTCTACGTGATCTCGATCGCCCTCGGCCTCGTCACGCTCCTGCCCGGGATCACGACCGACTCCGTGACCGCGGTTCTCCTCATCGTCTACGGCATCGGCTTCTTCTACCTCGCCGGGTGCATCCAGAAGGCCAACCGGCTGTATCCGCCGGAGGGATCGGCGTGATCTCGAACGATCCCCGGACAACCACCGGCACCGGCCTGTTCCGGGAGGCGTCCCTCCCCCTCCCGGTCGCGATCGTCATCCCGGTCGGCGCCCTCCTGATCCTCCTCGGGCTGCTTCTCGTCCCGGTGAACCTCGGACTCATCCCGTTCTCCCCGGACGGCCAGCTCGGCCTGCTGCTCGTCATCATGGCCATCCAGATGCTGGCATTGGGCGAGACCCCGATGGGCCAGTACAAACGCTCGTGGCTCCTGATCACCATCGGGATCGCATTCGCCGCCATGGGGATCTTCTCCTGCATCGTTCCGGGCATCCTGACCGACGTGATCCGGCAGCTCCTTGCGATCCTGAACATCGCCGGAGGAGTGATACTCCTTGCAAAACGGTTCCTCCCGATGCTGCAGGGTGCCGGCGAACCAGCGGCCCCTCTCCCGCCGATCCTCAAACGGCTCCTGGTCACCCTGACGGTCTTGAACGTCGTTGCAGTCGCGTTCGGTACCAGCATGCTGCTGCCGGGCCTCGTCCCGGGGATGGTCATTGCGGGCATCGTCGTGATCAACGGCCTGCTCCTCTTCGTCCTGGCATCGATCCTCCTGAGACTGGGATGAAGCGGCCGCGGCCACACTACCCTTTTCCCCCAAAATCGCTCTCAAGACGTCCCGGTTCCCTCTACGGGACGGCGTTCAGGTACGCCGACAAGACCCTGAACAACGGCGGGTACACCGGCAGCGTCGAACAGGCGGTCTGTGACCCCCGTGCCGTCGCTCTCTACTTGAAGGCCGCCTCGAACGGTGCGGCTCCCCTGGACTTCACCCTCTACGTGCCCGCGGGGTTCGGGAGTCTCGCGGGCGTGAAGATCCCCAATGTGGAGGAGACGGACGATCCGGGCAGGATCTTTACCGCCCGCTTCGCCGGGGGCCGGGAAGTCTGGTAAAAGCGATCCGGAGCGTCCATACCGGCCGGGGGCGGTGAAGGGGTATCTCCCCCTTTGCCCCGGCGACCCCGCTCCTCGATTATCTTCTATGATTGGTGAACGAAACCCATATCGACGCCGACGAGTCCGACGACGGCGCCGCTCGCGTCTCTGACCGGGGCATACCCGGAGAGGAGGGTGGTGGTCTCGTTGCCCCACTCTTCCGTATAGAACGCGGGTTCGGCAGAGGGTTCCGTAAACCCGGCGAGGAACGCAACGTCCTCTTCCGTAGGCACGTAGACGTCGCCTATCACGGTCGCGTAACCGCTGCCGTAGTCGGCATCCACGACGTACTCGGTGGCGTTCTCTGCTTTACGCATCGTATAGACGTAGACGACCCCGGGATTCTCGTCCCGGAAGGCATCGAGCCGGTCGCGGATGGCGGTGAATGCCGTGGTATTCTCATCGCCGGGCTCGAGCGCCGCCATGGCGTCGCCGTCGATCTCACCCGCAACCTCCGCCGCGAGGGCTTTAACCCGCTCCTGCGTGATCGGGTTACCCGCCTGGATGCCCGCCATCCCGACGCTGGAGCCGCTCGCGTTCATCACCGGGGCGTACGCGTAAATGACGGAGTAGATCTCGGCGGTGGGCTCCTCGAAGCCGGCGAGGAGGCCGGCGTCGAGGTCCGTCGGGATGTAGCCGTCGCCTATCGCAACGCCGTCGCTGCTGCCGTAGTCTGCGTCCACGACGTACTCGACGGTATTCCCGGTCTTTCGCATCGTATAGACATAGGTGAACCCGGGGTTCGCGGTTCGGAAGGCCTCGAGCTGCTCGCGGATGGCGGTGAATGCCGTGGTATTCTCGTCGCCGGGCTTGAGCGCCGCCATGGCGTCGCCGTCGATCTCACCCGCAATCTCCGCCGCGAGGGCTTCGATCCGCTCCTGCTCGATCGGGCTGTCCGGTTCGATGCAGACAATGCCAACGACGGTGCCGCTTGCATTCCTCACCGGAGCATACCCGTAGGCGCTGGAGTAGACCTCAGTGTAGGGCTCCACGAATCCGGCAAGGTAGGGGGCTCCCGGGTCGACAACAGAGGATCCCCCGCCGATTGCGTATGCCCCGAAGGTGCCGTAGTCTGCGTCAACGACCACCTCGATGGTGTTCCCGGTCTTACGCATCGTCGAGATGTAGACGATCCCGGGGTTTGCAGACCGGAACGCGTTGAGCCGGTCGCGGATGGCAGTGAATGCCGTGGTATTCTCGTCTCCGGGCTCGAGCGCCGCCATAGCATCGCCGTCGATCTCACCCGCAATCTCCACTACGAGAGCCTCCATCTCATCCTGCGTGAGCACCTTCTGCACCGGCACAATCTCGCCGGGGGCCGGTTCGGTCGCGCCGGGCGCAAATGCGATCATAACCCCTGCTGCAACGACAATCAGCGCAATAACTGCGGCTATCAGAACGTTCTGGCCTGTCATATCAGATATTCCTTCAGGGATCTATTGCAAACGTGAAAGGTTAAAGATTCGCAAATCTCTCGCGGCTATTTGCGATTTCGAGGAGGATTTCTGGCGGATGCCTGACGGGATATCAATAGATATGAGGTTCGGCGCTATCCGGTGATGCGGCCGGGGGTATTTGCAGGAACCTCCGCTCCCGAGAGCGCCGGGCATCCGGTGACGCAGAGGCTGCACCGGATCGTCGCCGCCCGGGCGACGAGCGGCGCGAGCGGGGCCAGACCCCCGACCAGGAACCGCCGCCGGAGCAGCCATTTCACGGCCGGGACGACCGGGGGCAAAACCCATGCACACACCGTCCGGCACCGGAACGCATCGAGACCGTCCGGGCCGATCGCCCCTTCCGGGCATGCACGGCGACAGGCCCCGCACCCGGTGCAGAGCGGCGCAACCTCGCCGCCGGCCCCGTCTTCTCGTTCGAACTCCGGGGCACCGGGGCCGGCCACGACGCCGGAGAGCAGCAGCCGCGGGCCGAAACGGCGGTTGAGGAGGAGGGTGTTCATGCCGATCTCCCCGAGCCCCGCGGCCGCCGCGATCTTCTTCAGGCGGACGACGCCCTGCACCTTCCCCTCGACGACCCGCACAGGGAGGTAGAGCGGGACGGGGCGGGACGCGATATCCTCCGCACCCAGGAGACCGGCGAGCCGCCGGGCGGTGCCGTCCAGGCTCTCGGCGATCCGGAGCATCTCCCGGGTCTTCTCACCCGGCGGCATCCGGTACACCGGGGCGGGGACTTCTTTTCCGAAGACGATCACGGATTGGGCGGCCGGGAGGAACTGCAGCACCGATACCCTGTCCGCATCAGGGAGTTCCTCAAGCCCGACCCGGGCGAAGGCGTCGATGCCCTCA
Encoded proteins:
- a CDS encoding PEGA domain-containing protein, producing the protein MIGVTRICHIAGLLLLMAMISVIVQGSPTDETGDISPIDSRDPASSTDPGTGENLGGPQIMQITNRTGDQYFPRVSDNWIIWIENESEGTMGLYLYDIANRSERRIVDCSPFRTIPVISGNWIGWVESRNDSSGQYLPCVCVYSISDDGITQVTRYPAMPSQTSISRSSMFDLISTLDISDNGIVWHDRRNGNMDIYYANLTSGEEQQITSSPADQTSPSASGDLIVWAEKIEGEYSNIHLYNLTSGDLKRITDYPAVRTDQVVSGDHVVWAQVRLSDYDICCYNISSGNTTWITSESTDQRWPKLSGDLIVWSDNRSGNGTEIYTYDLSEQTETQVTNNSIDKVQADIDGSNIAWMENRTGHYAVTLCSLGNRSNTKPRAYAVQVNSIPQGADIYVNGEVRGRTPSTLQFDQSGSHPIEIVKKGFKPYTATLNVTGSMDYVANLQREGGTAPGAPLPVLMTVTVDSVPRGANVSIDGVHLGETLLTMDGLPVRDYTLEVTREGYQPNSTTVNSSEPVNVTLMPQETNEIDGDGLM
- a CDS encoding SDR family oxidoreductase; translation: MDSNYYTGKICIVTGANSGIGYAISEELLKRGATVYMAGRSREKVVAAAGQLAAYGGRARPLVMDVTKQEEVQKGIEGTAAEAGRLDLLFNNAGVGGTIPFEMATLEDWKAIIDTNIWSVVYGVHAAVPIMLKQGFGHVVNTSSIAGIVPPPFQALYSLTKYGVTGLTECLKYEYADKGLYFSTICPANIATPIFNKGIDGQARGELRIPDDAYPADKAAALILDRVAEHKGIIVVPEEPYTDLWKGYVLGVPEVEERLAQMARERREAFEKGGSYF
- a CDS encoding acetoacetate decarboxylase family protein; protein product: MPVHFGGGKFDPETLVTQKAAGLVISFETERDLLENYIPEGFELLAPEVQVAFNKFTEINWMHGGQYNLINVSAPVRFHGKKDELDGAYTLVVWENKTAPILGGREQTGIPKIYADIEDLHIVRPHYATTVSYEGNTFLNMNFEATGSITGRDLDALKSQFLTMNTLGWRYIPKVGAPGAELSQFVLYPQGMEVETAEVGKGSLKWTELTPMQSPAQYYIVNSLAALPIKRVTQGVMVEGRAILRAMGARVIE
- a CDS encoding cache domain-containing protein — translated: MTGQNVLIAAVIALIVVAAGVMIAFAPGATEPAPGEIVPVQKVLTQDEMEALVVEIAGEIDGDAMAALEPGDENTTAFTAIRDRLNAFRSANPGIVYISTMRKTGNTIEVVVDADYGTFGAYAIGGGSSVVDPGAPYLAGFVEPYTEVYSSAYGYAPVRNASGTVVGIVCIEPDSPIEQERIEALAAEIAGEIDGDAMAALKPGDENTTAFTAIREQLEAFRTANPGFTYVYTMRKTGNTVEYVVDADYGSSDGVAIGDGYIPTDLDAGLLAGFEEPTAEIYSVIYAYAPVMNASGSSVGMAGIQAGNPITQERVKALAAEVAGEIDGDAMAALEPGDENTTAFTAIRDRLDAFRDENPGVVYVYTMRKAENATEYVVDADYGSGYATVIGDVYVPTEEDVAFLAGFTEPSAEPAFYTEEWGNETTTLLSGYAPVRDASGAVVGLVGVDMGFVHQS
- a CDS encoding 4Fe-4S binding protein, producing MDCAKFFGDEGIDAFARVGLEELPDADRVSVLQFLPAAQSVIVFGKEVPAPVYRMPPGEKTREMLRIAESLDGTARRLAGLLGAEDIASRPVPLYLPVRVVEGKVQGVVRLKKIAAAAGLGEIGMNTLLLNRRFGPRLLLSGVVAGPGAPEFEREDGAGGEVAPLCTGCGACRRACPEGAIGPDGLDAFRCRTVCAWVLPPVVPAVKWLLRRRFLVGGLAPLAPLVARAATIRCSLCVTGCPALSGAEVPANTPGRITG